The Argiope bruennichi chromosome 9, qqArgBrue1.1, whole genome shotgun sequence genome contains a region encoding:
- the LOC129985114 gene encoding uncharacterized protein LOC129985114 isoform X4, with protein sequence MYRKSKNESSSSVEGRYYIKEEPSENNSQNCSYGQAIPEIYDYSSDTSWHPETDASSQVIAKKMILAFNYKYKLTNGHNINKNMVLLTQAEKKRLYRLRIKAENPAMWSSIKQKEAARKREQREKRRHIILEMQKAMELAGLPESPDVVNHKLYLEALKESYPEIWEQLINALPATQLRNEQVYNKRTSKSRRNSPKPAKMYKDVIEAQKKRLYRQRMKEERPEMYERQKARDAYARSIQRLMSKKKQLSVKNGCHSESIDADGMEKKLTYLQNVQMEDDNFTDSKFFSLHLMNQMNNQNNSGFENSSGTDVPIAEVQISETSNLPPGADGGNTQSDPSEICDNIPMDIENHSKNSSISIVSDIPNEEKSKESCEAINTSKFSENLTATICSTQSDILWYWNDVKNSQYSEKLTDTHIPDSWIKRPQVLTEEERLQKILKERMHLKEKRKRYRMNMSPERRTEFLETERERLKAYRQKKKAAEAAGVCDANSTACVDQ encoded by the exons ATGTATAGAAAATCCAAAAATGAGTCCAGTTCTTCTGTTGAAGGaagatattatattaaagaagagccatctgaaaataattctcaaaactGTTCCTATGGGCAAGCAATACCAGAGATCTATGATTACTCATCAGATACTTCTTGGCATCCTGAAACAGATGCTTCTAGTCAGGttattgctaaaaaaatgatTCTTGCATTTAACTACAAATATAAG TTAACTAATGGGCATAATATCAACAAGAATATGGTATTACTTACTCAAGCTGAGAAGAAACGCTTGTATCGTCTGAGAATCAAAGCAGAAAACCCTGCAATGTGGTCCTCTATTAAACAAAAAGAAGCTGCAAGGAAGAGAGAGCAACGTGAAAAACGACGACatataatattagaaatgcaAAAAGCCATGGAATTGGCAGGTTTGCCAGAATCTCCTGATGTTGTAAATCATAAGTTATATTTAGAAGCTTTAAAAGAAAG CTATCCTGAAATTTGGGAACAATTAATCAATGCCTTGCCTGCCACACAATTAAGAAATGAACAAGTATACAATAAACGAACGTCTAAAAGCAGACGTAATTCACCAAAGCCTGCTAAAATGTATAAAGATGTTATTGAGGCTCAGAAGAAACGATTATATAGACAGAGGATGAAAGAAGAAAGGCCAGAAATGTATGAACGACAGAAAGCAAGAGATGCGTATGCAAGAAGTATTCAGAGACTAATGTCAAAGAAAAAGCAGTTATCTGTGAAAAATGGATGCCATTCAGAAAG CATTGATGCAGATGGTATGGAGAAGAAACTGACCTATCTACAGAATGTACAAATGGAAGATGATAATTTTActgattccaaatttttttccttgcatCTGATGAACCAGATGAATAATCAGAATAATTCTGGTTTTGAAAATAGTTCTGGTACTGATGTTCCTATAGCAGAAGTTCAAATTTCTGAAACCAGTAATCTACCTCCTGGAGCTGATGGTGGTAATACACAAAGTGATCCTTCTGAAATCTGTGATAATATTCCT atggaTATTGAGAATCATTCCAAAAATTCATCCATTTCCATTGTTAGTGACATACCAAACGAAGAGAAAAGCAAAGAGTCTTGTGAAgcaataaatacttcaaaattctcAGAAAACTTAACAGCCACCATCTGTTCGACACAGAGCGACATTCTGTGGTACTGGAATGATGTCAAAAACAGTCAATACTCTGAAAAATTAACAGACACTCACATTCCAGATAGCTGGATTAAGAGACCTCAAGTACTAACTGAGGAAGaaagattacaaaaaattttgaaagaaagaatgcatttgaaagaaaaaaggaagCGCTATCGAATGAATATGAGTCCTGAAAGACGGACTGAATTTTTGGAAACTGAAAGGGAGCGTCTAAAAGCATATAGGCAAAAAAAGAAAGCTGCAGAAGCAGCTGGAGTATGTGATGCAAATTCTACTGCATGTGTTGATCAGTGA
- the LOC129985114 gene encoding uncharacterized protein LOC129985114 isoform X2, whose amino-acid sequence MYDKKVNVVFKCYKQFEPFEWTEADIQNQDRLSDSEETGAFELDNDSKIKPEVELKEETDNFIYKADFRGHLQLVSLSHEVPNQCLNHSDSNGQWQDVNSSVQASETGQITLSWQEVSEDSDASQMYRKSKNESSSSVEGRYYIKEEPSENNSQNCSYGQAIPEIYDYSSDTSWHPETDASSQLTNGHNINKNMVLLTQAEKKRLYRLRIKAENPAMWSSIKQKEAARKREQREKRRHIILEMQKAMELAGLPESPDVVNHKLYLEALKESYPEIWEQLINALPATQLRNEQVYNKRTSKSRRNSPKPAKMYKDVIEAQKKRLYRQRMKEERPEMYERQKARDAYARSIQRLMSKKKQLSVKNGCHSESIDADGMEKKLTYLQNVQMEDDNFTDSKFFSLHLMNQMNNQNNSGFENSSGTDVPIAEVQISETSNLPPGADGGNTQSDPSEICDNIPMDIENHSKNSSISIVSDIPNEEKSKESCEAINTSKFSENLTATICSTQSDILWYWNDVKNSQYSEKLTDTHIPDSWIKRPQVLTEEERLQKILKERMHLKEKRKRYRMNMSPERRTEFLETERERLKAYRQKKKAAEAAGVCDANSTACVDQ is encoded by the exons ATGTATGACAAGAAAGTAAACGttgtatttaaatgttataaacaGTTTGAACCGtttg aaTGGACTGAAGCAGATATCCAGAATCAGGACAGACTCTCAgactccgaagagactggtgcttTTGAATTGGAtaatgattctaaaataaaacCTGAAGTTGAACTTAAAGAAGAAacggataattttatttataaagcggATTTCCGTGGACATTTACAACTTGTGAGCCTTAGTCATGAAGTTCCAAATCAGTGCTTGAATCATTCAG aCTCAAATGGGCAATGGCAAGATGTGAACTCTTCAGTACAGGCATCTGAAACTGGACAAATCACCTTATCTTGGCAAGAAGTATCAGAGGACTCGGATGCTAGTCAAATGTATAGAAAATCCAAAAATGAGTCCAGTTCTTCTGTTGAAGGaagatattatattaaagaagagccatctgaaaataattctcaaaactGTTCCTATGGGCAAGCAATACCAGAGATCTATGATTACTCATCAGATACTTCTTGGCATCCTGAAACAGATGCTTCTAGTCAG TTAACTAATGGGCATAATATCAACAAGAATATGGTATTACTTACTCAAGCTGAGAAGAAACGCTTGTATCGTCTGAGAATCAAAGCAGAAAACCCTGCAATGTGGTCCTCTATTAAACAAAAAGAAGCTGCAAGGAAGAGAGAGCAACGTGAAAAACGACGACatataatattagaaatgcaAAAAGCCATGGAATTGGCAGGTTTGCCAGAATCTCCTGATGTTGTAAATCATAAGTTATATTTAGAAGCTTTAAAAGAAAG CTATCCTGAAATTTGGGAACAATTAATCAATGCCTTGCCTGCCACACAATTAAGAAATGAACAAGTATACAATAAACGAACGTCTAAAAGCAGACGTAATTCACCAAAGCCTGCTAAAATGTATAAAGATGTTATTGAGGCTCAGAAGAAACGATTATATAGACAGAGGATGAAAGAAGAAAGGCCAGAAATGTATGAACGACAGAAAGCAAGAGATGCGTATGCAAGAAGTATTCAGAGACTAATGTCAAAGAAAAAGCAGTTATCTGTGAAAAATGGATGCCATTCAGAAAG CATTGATGCAGATGGTATGGAGAAGAAACTGACCTATCTACAGAATGTACAAATGGAAGATGATAATTTTActgattccaaatttttttccttgcatCTGATGAACCAGATGAATAATCAGAATAATTCTGGTTTTGAAAATAGTTCTGGTACTGATGTTCCTATAGCAGAAGTTCAAATTTCTGAAACCAGTAATCTACCTCCTGGAGCTGATGGTGGTAATACACAAAGTGATCCTTCTGAAATCTGTGATAATATTCCT atggaTATTGAGAATCATTCCAAAAATTCATCCATTTCCATTGTTAGTGACATACCAAACGAAGAGAAAAGCAAAGAGTCTTGTGAAgcaataaatacttcaaaattctcAGAAAACTTAACAGCCACCATCTGTTCGACACAGAGCGACATTCTGTGGTACTGGAATGATGTCAAAAACAGTCAATACTCTGAAAAATTAACAGACACTCACATTCCAGATAGCTGGATTAAGAGACCTCAAGTACTAACTGAGGAAGaaagattacaaaaaattttgaaagaaagaatgcatttgaaagaaaaaaggaagCGCTATCGAATGAATATGAGTCCTGAAAGACGGACTGAATTTTTGGAAACTGAAAGGGAGCGTCTAAAAGCATATAGGCAAAAAAAGAAAGCTGCAGAAGCAGCTGGAGTATGTGATGCAAATTCTACTGCATGTGTTGATCAGTGA
- the LOC129985114 gene encoding uncharacterized protein LOC129985114 isoform X3 codes for MYDKKVNVVFKCYKQFEPFDSNGQWQDVNSSVQASETGQITLSWQEVSEDSDASQMYRKSKNESSSSVEGRYYIKEEPSENNSQNCSYGQAIPEIYDYSSDTSWHPETDASSQVIAKKMILAFNYKYKLTNGHNINKNMVLLTQAEKKRLYRLRIKAENPAMWSSIKQKEAARKREQREKRRHIILEMQKAMELAGLPESPDVVNHKLYLEALKESYPEIWEQLINALPATQLRNEQVYNKRTSKSRRNSPKPAKMYKDVIEAQKKRLYRQRMKEERPEMYERQKARDAYARSIQRLMSKKKQLSVKNGCHSESIDADGMEKKLTYLQNVQMEDDNFTDSKFFSLHLMNQMNNQNNSGFENSSGTDVPIAEVQISETSNLPPGADGGNTQSDPSEICDNIPMDIENHSKNSSISIVSDIPNEEKSKESCEAINTSKFSENLTATICSTQSDILWYWNDVKNSQYSEKLTDTHIPDSWIKRPQVLTEEERLQKILKERMHLKEKRKRYRMNMSPERRTEFLETERERLKAYRQKKKAAEAAGVCDANSTACVDQ; via the exons ATGTATGACAAGAAAGTAAACGttgtatttaaatgttataaacaGTTTGAACCGtttg aCTCAAATGGGCAATGGCAAGATGTGAACTCTTCAGTACAGGCATCTGAAACTGGACAAATCACCTTATCTTGGCAAGAAGTATCAGAGGACTCGGATGCTAGTCAAATGTATAGAAAATCCAAAAATGAGTCCAGTTCTTCTGTTGAAGGaagatattatattaaagaagagccatctgaaaataattctcaaaactGTTCCTATGGGCAAGCAATACCAGAGATCTATGATTACTCATCAGATACTTCTTGGCATCCTGAAACAGATGCTTCTAGTCAGGttattgctaaaaaaatgatTCTTGCATTTAACTACAAATATAAG TTAACTAATGGGCATAATATCAACAAGAATATGGTATTACTTACTCAAGCTGAGAAGAAACGCTTGTATCGTCTGAGAATCAAAGCAGAAAACCCTGCAATGTGGTCCTCTATTAAACAAAAAGAAGCTGCAAGGAAGAGAGAGCAACGTGAAAAACGACGACatataatattagaaatgcaAAAAGCCATGGAATTGGCAGGTTTGCCAGAATCTCCTGATGTTGTAAATCATAAGTTATATTTAGAAGCTTTAAAAGAAAG CTATCCTGAAATTTGGGAACAATTAATCAATGCCTTGCCTGCCACACAATTAAGAAATGAACAAGTATACAATAAACGAACGTCTAAAAGCAGACGTAATTCACCAAAGCCTGCTAAAATGTATAAAGATGTTATTGAGGCTCAGAAGAAACGATTATATAGACAGAGGATGAAAGAAGAAAGGCCAGAAATGTATGAACGACAGAAAGCAAGAGATGCGTATGCAAGAAGTATTCAGAGACTAATGTCAAAGAAAAAGCAGTTATCTGTGAAAAATGGATGCCATTCAGAAAG CATTGATGCAGATGGTATGGAGAAGAAACTGACCTATCTACAGAATGTACAAATGGAAGATGATAATTTTActgattccaaatttttttccttgcatCTGATGAACCAGATGAATAATCAGAATAATTCTGGTTTTGAAAATAGTTCTGGTACTGATGTTCCTATAGCAGAAGTTCAAATTTCTGAAACCAGTAATCTACCTCCTGGAGCTGATGGTGGTAATACACAAAGTGATCCTTCTGAAATCTGTGATAATATTCCT atggaTATTGAGAATCATTCCAAAAATTCATCCATTTCCATTGTTAGTGACATACCAAACGAAGAGAAAAGCAAAGAGTCTTGTGAAgcaataaatacttcaaaattctcAGAAAACTTAACAGCCACCATCTGTTCGACACAGAGCGACATTCTGTGGTACTGGAATGATGTCAAAAACAGTCAATACTCTGAAAAATTAACAGACACTCACATTCCAGATAGCTGGATTAAGAGACCTCAAGTACTAACTGAGGAAGaaagattacaaaaaattttgaaagaaagaatgcatttgaaagaaaaaaggaagCGCTATCGAATGAATATGAGTCCTGAAAGACGGACTGAATTTTTGGAAACTGAAAGGGAGCGTCTAAAAGCATATAGGCAAAAAAAGAAAGCTGCAGAAGCAGCTGGAGTATGTGATGCAAATTCTACTGCATGTGTTGATCAGTGA
- the LOC129985114 gene encoding uncharacterized protein LOC129985114 isoform X1 — MYDKKVNVVFKCYKQFEPFEWTEADIQNQDRLSDSEETGAFELDNDSKIKPEVELKEETDNFIYKADFRGHLQLVSLSHEVPNQCLNHSDSNGQWQDVNSSVQASETGQITLSWQEVSEDSDASQMYRKSKNESSSSVEGRYYIKEEPSENNSQNCSYGQAIPEIYDYSSDTSWHPETDASSQVIAKKMILAFNYKYKLTNGHNINKNMVLLTQAEKKRLYRLRIKAENPAMWSSIKQKEAARKREQREKRRHIILEMQKAMELAGLPESPDVVNHKLYLEALKESYPEIWEQLINALPATQLRNEQVYNKRTSKSRRNSPKPAKMYKDVIEAQKKRLYRQRMKEERPEMYERQKARDAYARSIQRLMSKKKQLSVKNGCHSESIDADGMEKKLTYLQNVQMEDDNFTDSKFFSLHLMNQMNNQNNSGFENSSGTDVPIAEVQISETSNLPPGADGGNTQSDPSEICDNIPMDIENHSKNSSISIVSDIPNEEKSKESCEAINTSKFSENLTATICSTQSDILWYWNDVKNSQYSEKLTDTHIPDSWIKRPQVLTEEERLQKILKERMHLKEKRKRYRMNMSPERRTEFLETERERLKAYRQKKKAAEAAGVCDANSTACVDQ; from the exons ATGTATGACAAGAAAGTAAACGttgtatttaaatgttataaacaGTTTGAACCGtttg aaTGGACTGAAGCAGATATCCAGAATCAGGACAGACTCTCAgactccgaagagactggtgcttTTGAATTGGAtaatgattctaaaataaaacCTGAAGTTGAACTTAAAGAAGAAacggataattttatttataaagcggATTTCCGTGGACATTTACAACTTGTGAGCCTTAGTCATGAAGTTCCAAATCAGTGCTTGAATCATTCAG aCTCAAATGGGCAATGGCAAGATGTGAACTCTTCAGTACAGGCATCTGAAACTGGACAAATCACCTTATCTTGGCAAGAAGTATCAGAGGACTCGGATGCTAGTCAAATGTATAGAAAATCCAAAAATGAGTCCAGTTCTTCTGTTGAAGGaagatattatattaaagaagagccatctgaaaataattctcaaaactGTTCCTATGGGCAAGCAATACCAGAGATCTATGATTACTCATCAGATACTTCTTGGCATCCTGAAACAGATGCTTCTAGTCAGGttattgctaaaaaaatgatTCTTGCATTTAACTACAAATATAAG TTAACTAATGGGCATAATATCAACAAGAATATGGTATTACTTACTCAAGCTGAGAAGAAACGCTTGTATCGTCTGAGAATCAAAGCAGAAAACCCTGCAATGTGGTCCTCTATTAAACAAAAAGAAGCTGCAAGGAAGAGAGAGCAACGTGAAAAACGACGACatataatattagaaatgcaAAAAGCCATGGAATTGGCAGGTTTGCCAGAATCTCCTGATGTTGTAAATCATAAGTTATATTTAGAAGCTTTAAAAGAAAG CTATCCTGAAATTTGGGAACAATTAATCAATGCCTTGCCTGCCACACAATTAAGAAATGAACAAGTATACAATAAACGAACGTCTAAAAGCAGACGTAATTCACCAAAGCCTGCTAAAATGTATAAAGATGTTATTGAGGCTCAGAAGAAACGATTATATAGACAGAGGATGAAAGAAGAAAGGCCAGAAATGTATGAACGACAGAAAGCAAGAGATGCGTATGCAAGAAGTATTCAGAGACTAATGTCAAAGAAAAAGCAGTTATCTGTGAAAAATGGATGCCATTCAGAAAG CATTGATGCAGATGGTATGGAGAAGAAACTGACCTATCTACAGAATGTACAAATGGAAGATGATAATTTTActgattccaaatttttttccttgcatCTGATGAACCAGATGAATAATCAGAATAATTCTGGTTTTGAAAATAGTTCTGGTACTGATGTTCCTATAGCAGAAGTTCAAATTTCTGAAACCAGTAATCTACCTCCTGGAGCTGATGGTGGTAATACACAAAGTGATCCTTCTGAAATCTGTGATAATATTCCT atggaTATTGAGAATCATTCCAAAAATTCATCCATTTCCATTGTTAGTGACATACCAAACGAAGAGAAAAGCAAAGAGTCTTGTGAAgcaataaatacttcaaaattctcAGAAAACTTAACAGCCACCATCTGTTCGACACAGAGCGACATTCTGTGGTACTGGAATGATGTCAAAAACAGTCAATACTCTGAAAAATTAACAGACACTCACATTCCAGATAGCTGGATTAAGAGACCTCAAGTACTAACTGAGGAAGaaagattacaaaaaattttgaaagaaagaatgcatttgaaagaaaaaaggaagCGCTATCGAATGAATATGAGTCCTGAAAGACGGACTGAATTTTTGGAAACTGAAAGGGAGCGTCTAAAAGCATATAGGCAAAAAAAGAAAGCTGCAGAAGCAGCTGGAGTATGTGATGCAAATTCTACTGCATGTGTTGATCAGTGA